The Pseudomonas azadiae genome includes a window with the following:
- a CDS encoding glycine cleavage system protein R has product MSTPTVREQFLVISALGANPMELTNVLCRASHENRCAVVTSRLTRHGECSALVLQISGTWDALARLETGLPGLAKKHDFTVNVVRSAALENRPQALPYVAYVSSAYRSDIVNELCQFFIDHNVELENLTCDTYLAPQTGGTMLNATFTVTLPAGVQISWLRDQFLDFADALNLDALIEPWRPQNPM; this is encoded by the coding sequence ATGTCCACCCCCACAGTTCGCGAACAATTCCTTGTTATCAGTGCCCTCGGCGCCAACCCCATGGAGCTGACCAACGTGCTGTGCCGCGCCAGCCATGAAAACCGCTGCGCCGTCGTAACCTCGCGCCTGACCCGCCACGGCGAGTGCAGTGCACTGGTCTTGCAGATCTCCGGCACCTGGGATGCCCTGGCGCGCCTGGAGACCGGCCTGCCGGGCCTGGCCAAGAAGCACGACTTCACGGTCAACGTGGTGCGCAGCGCCGCCCTGGAGAATCGCCCACAGGCCCTACCCTACGTGGCGTATGTCAGCTCGGCCTATCGTTCGGACATCGTCAACGAACTGTGCCAGTTCTTTATCGACCACAACGTCGAGCTGGAAAACCTGACCTGCGACACCTACCTGGCCCCGCAGACCGGCGGCACCATGCTGAACGCCACGTTCACCGTAACCTTGCCGGCCGGCGTGCAGATCAGCTGGCTGCGCGACCAGTTCCTGGATTTCGCCGATGCGTTGAACCTCGACGCACTGATCGAACCCTGGCGCCCACAGAACCCAATGTAA
- the dapA gene encoding 4-hydroxy-tetrahydrodipicolinate synthase, translating to MIAGSMVALVTPMDAQGRLDWDSLGKLVDFHLQEGTNAIVAVGTTGESATLDVEEHIQVIEFVVKRVAGRIAVIAGTGANSTREAIELTKNAKKAGADACLLVTPYYNKPTQEGLYQHFRAIAEAVDIPQILYNVPGRTACDMKAETVIRLSTVPNIIGIKEATGDLQRAKDILAGVSSDFLLYSGDDATAVELILLGGKGNISVTANVAPRAMSDMCAAAIAGDAVTARAIHEKLMPLNKTLFIESNPIPVKWALTEMGMMPDGIRLPLTRLSEACHEPLRQALRQSGVLV from the coding sequence ATGATTGCGGGCAGTATGGTGGCACTGGTCACACCCATGGATGCACAAGGTCGTCTCGACTGGGACAGCCTGGGCAAACTGGTGGACTTCCACCTGCAAGAAGGCACCAATGCCATCGTGGCGGTCGGCACCACCGGTGAATCGGCCACCCTCGATGTGGAAGAACACATCCAGGTGATCGAGTTCGTGGTCAAGCGCGTTGCGGGACGTATCGCCGTGATCGCCGGTACGGGCGCCAACTCGACGCGTGAAGCCATCGAGCTGACCAAAAACGCCAAAAAGGCCGGCGCCGATGCCTGCCTGCTGGTGACCCCGTACTACAACAAGCCGACGCAGGAAGGCCTGTACCAGCACTTTCGCGCCATTGCCGAAGCCGTCGATATTCCGCAGATCCTCTATAACGTACCGGGTCGTACCGCGTGCGATATGAAGGCCGAGACCGTGATCCGCCTGTCCACCGTGCCGAACATCATCGGCATCAAGGAAGCCACGGGTGACCTGCAGCGCGCCAAGGACATCCTGGCCGGCGTGAGCAGCGACTTCCTGTTGTATTCCGGTGACGACGCCACCGCCGTGGAACTGATCCTGCTGGGCGGCAAAGGCAACATCTCCGTGACCGCCAACGTGGCCCCGCGTGCCATGAGCGACATGTGCGCCGCCGCCATCGCCGGCGACGCCGTGACCGCCCGCGCGATCCACGAGAAGCTGATGCCGCTCAACAAGACACTGTTTATCGAATCCAACCCTATTCCCGTGAAATGGGCGCTGACTGAAATGGGCATGATGCCGGACGGTATCCGTCTGCCGCTCACCCGTCTCAGTGAAGCCTGTCACGAACCGCTGCGACAGGCCCTGCGCCAGTCCGGCGTCCTGGTTTAA
- the bamC gene encoding outer membrane protein assembly factor BamC, with the protein MKRLAGLSALALIISSTSGCGWIWGPEGYFRDRGSDYLEAQPTKPMELPPGVNVAKRLDPLLPIPRNVADDTTRGEYVVPRPQPIASVADASDYSLQKSGDSRWIVAQRPPAEVWPVAVQFFQDNGFRIDEQRPQTGEFTTAWQQGSELSATLAKRLQAGGVAADSEARVRVRIEPGVQRNTSEVYVVSAERPAGSTANVDFTNRSVNSGVDSALVDEMLASMSRISEKGGSVSLLAARDYDTPSRVSLTEDGSGNVVLNLGEDLDRAWASVGRALEQGPWRVEDINRSLGLYYINVAEKAERKDEEPGFFGKLFGSQPTKEEIETRAERYQVRLSKVGDAVQVTVEKNINTVAPAETARKVLGVIQDNLG; encoded by the coding sequence ATGAAGCGATTGGCCGGACTTTCCGCACTTGCCTTGATTATCTCCAGCACCAGTGGCTGCGGTTGGATCTGGGGGCCGGAAGGCTACTTCCGTGACCGCGGTAGCGATTACCTGGAAGCCCAACCCACTAAACCCATGGAATTGCCGCCGGGCGTCAATGTCGCCAAGCGCCTTGACCCGTTGCTGCCGATTCCGCGCAACGTCGCCGACGACACCACCAGGGGCGAGTACGTGGTACCGCGTCCGCAGCCGATCGCTTCCGTGGCGGATGCCAGCGACTACAGCCTGCAGAAGAGCGGCGACTCCCGCTGGATCGTGGCCCAGCGCCCGCCTGCCGAAGTCTGGCCGGTGGCCGTGCAGTTCTTCCAGGACAATGGTTTCCGCATCGACGAACAGCGCCCGCAGACCGGTGAATTCACCACCGCATGGCAGCAGGGCAGCGAACTGTCGGCCACCCTGGCCAAGCGTCTGCAGGCCGGCGGTGTAGCCGCCGACAGCGAAGCCCGCGTGCGTGTGCGCATCGAGCCAGGCGTGCAGCGCAATACCAGTGAAGTCTACGTGGTCAGCGCCGAGCGTCCTGCCGGCAGCACCGCCAACGTTGATTTCACCAACCGTTCGGTCAACAGCGGCGTCGACTCCGCATTGGTCGACGAAATGCTGGCCAGCATGAGCCGTATCTCCGAGAAGGGCGGTTCCGTATCCCTGCTCGCCGCACGTGATTACGACACCCCGAGCCGTGTCAGCCTCACCGAAGATGGCAGCGGTAACGTGGTGCTCAACCTGGGTGAAGACCTCGACCGTGCCTGGGCCAGTGTTGGCCGTGCGCTGGAGCAGGGCCCATGGCGCGTTGAAGACATCAACCGCAGCCTGGGCCTGTACTACATCAACGTGGCCGAGAAGGCCGAGCGTAAAGATGAAGAGCCCGGTTTCTTCGGCAAGCTGTTCGGCAGCCAGCCGACCAAGGAAGAGATCGAGACCCGCGCCGAGCGTTACCAGGTTCGTTTGAGCAAGGTAGGCGACGCCGTGCAAGTCACCGTCGAGAAGAACATCAATACCGTTGCGCCCGCTGAAACAGCGCGCAAAGTATTGGGCGTGATTCAGGACAACCTGGGCTGA
- a CDS encoding MBL fold metallo-hydrolase, with amino-acid sequence MRFAVLGSGSQGNGTLVAHDETYVLVDCGFSLRETERRLLRLGVHPTQLSAILVTHEHADHVHGVGLLSRRYNLPVYLSRGTLRGMRKPIEPAGFLAGGEQLQIGALGIDVIAVAHDAQEPTQYVFSDGERRFGVLTDLGSYCAKVLDGYRNLDALMIESNHCRDLLARGHYPYFLKQRVGGERGHLNNHQAAYLVYELGWQDLQHLVLAHLSSKNNLPTLARQCFVDTLGCDPDWLQLADQDSGLDWRHIA; translated from the coding sequence ATGCGTTTTGCCGTTCTCGGCAGCGGTAGCCAAGGGAACGGCACGCTGGTCGCACATGACGAGACCTATGTGCTGGTGGATTGTGGTTTCTCGCTACGGGAAACCGAGCGGCGCCTGCTGCGGCTGGGGGTTCACCCCACGCAGCTGAGCGCGATTCTGGTGACCCACGAGCATGCCGACCACGTGCATGGCGTGGGTTTGCTGTCTCGGCGCTACAATCTTCCGGTCTACCTCAGTCGCGGCACCTTGCGCGGGATGCGCAAACCCATTGAACCCGCAGGTTTCCTGGCCGGTGGCGAGCAACTGCAGATCGGTGCCTTGGGCATCGATGTCATTGCCGTTGCGCACGACGCCCAGGAGCCGACGCAGTACGTATTCAGTGATGGCGAGCGGCGCTTCGGCGTACTCACCGACCTGGGCTCCTACTGCGCCAAGGTGCTGGACGGTTACCGGAACCTCGATGCGCTGATGATCGAGTCCAACCACTGCCGAGACCTGCTGGCGCGCGGGCATTACCCGTACTTTCTCAAGCAGCGGGTGGGCGGCGAACGGGGGCATTTGAACAACCATCAGGCGGCGTACCTGGTGTATGAGTTGGGCTGGCAAGACTTGCAACACCTGGTCCTGGCCCACCTGAGCAGCAAGAACAACCTGCCGACGCTTGCCCGGCAATGTTTTGTCGACACCCTCGGGTGCGACCCGGACTGGCTGCAACTGGCCGATCAAGATTCAGGGCTCGACTGGCGACACATCGCCTAG
- the purC gene encoding phosphoribosylaminoimidazolesuccinocarboxamide synthase has protein sequence MEKREELYRGKAKSVYKTDDANRLILLFRNDTSAFDGKRIEQLDRKGMVNNKFNAFIMQKLEAAGIPTQFDKLLGDNECLVKKLDMIPVECVVRNYAAGSLVKRLGVEEGLKLNPYTFELFLKDDAKGDPFINESHVVAFGWGTAEQLARMKELSLKVNDVLSKLFDDAGLLLVDFKLEFGVFHDGSIVLGDEFSPDGCRLWDKDTKKKMDKDRFRQGLGDVIEAYEEVAKRLGVPL, from the coding sequence ATGGAAAAACGTGAAGAACTCTACCGCGGCAAAGCCAAGTCGGTGTACAAGACCGACGACGCCAACCGCCTGATCCTGCTGTTTCGCAACGACACCTCGGCGTTCGACGGCAAGCGCATTGAACAGCTCGATCGCAAAGGCATGGTGAACAACAAGTTCAACGCCTTCATCATGCAAAAGCTCGAAGCGGCCGGCATTCCGACGCAATTCGACAAACTGCTGGGCGACAACGAGTGCCTGGTGAAGAAGCTCGACATGATCCCGGTGGAATGCGTCGTGCGTAACTACGCCGCCGGCAGCCTGGTCAAGCGCCTGGGCGTGGAGGAGGGCCTCAAGCTCAACCCCTACACCTTCGAACTGTTCCTGAAGGACGACGCCAAGGGCGACCCGTTCATCAACGAATCCCACGTCGTGGCGTTCGGCTGGGGCACCGCTGAGCAACTGGCGCGCATGAAGGAGTTGTCCCTCAAGGTCAACGACGTGCTGAGCAAGCTGTTCGACGATGCAGGCCTCTTGCTGGTGGACTTCAAGCTTGAATTCGGCGTGTTCCACGACGGCTCCATCGTCCTGGGCGACGAATTCAGCCCGGACGGCTGCCGCCTGTGGGACAAGGACACCAAGAAGAAGATGGACAAAGACCGCTTCCGCCAGGGCCTCGGTGACGTGATCGAAGCCTACGAAGAAGTCGCCAAGCGCCTCGGCGTACCGCTTTAA
- the mntA gene encoding type VII toxin-antitoxin system MntA family adenylyltransferase antitoxin, with protein sequence MNFETVLTHLRANLPGLLAVYAFGSQVAGEAQADSDLDLAALVEGRIDPLQLWRLSGELADIVKVPVDLLDLRTASTVMQYQVITTGRLLWRKDSQAGIFESYILSEKTALDAARAGLLADIHKDGTVYGR encoded by the coding sequence ATGAACTTTGAAACAGTGCTCACGCATTTACGGGCGAACCTCCCTGGTCTGTTGGCGGTGTACGCGTTTGGCAGCCAGGTAGCGGGCGAGGCACAGGCAGACAGTGACCTTGACCTGGCTGCTCTGGTTGAGGGGCGTATTGACCCACTGCAGTTGTGGCGTCTATCTGGAGAGCTGGCGGATATCGTGAAAGTACCTGTCGATTTGTTGGACTTGCGTACTGCATCAACCGTCATGCAATACCAAGTCATAACGACAGGGCGCCTGCTCTGGAGGAAGGACAGCCAGGCGGGTATTTTTGAGAGCTATATTCTCAGCGAGAAAACGGCGTTGGATGCTGCCAGAGCCGGGCTGCTAGCCGACATTCATAAGGACGGGACGGTATATGGTCGATGA
- the hepT gene encoding type VII toxin-antitoxin system HepT family RNase toxin yields the protein MVDDVLINKAASIERCVARAREEYEKDPASFATDFTRQDAAILNIQRACEAALDMGQHLIRRERLGVPQGARDVFELLAQGGWMSPSLLTNLKNMVGFRNIAVHEYQTLQLPITVAIITQHLGDFLAFSSHILTKDSVHPATS from the coding sequence ATGGTCGATGACGTACTCATCAACAAGGCTGCCAGTATTGAGCGTTGTGTTGCACGTGCCAGGGAGGAATACGAAAAGGATCCTGCCAGTTTTGCCACTGACTTCACTCGTCAGGATGCGGCCATTCTCAATATTCAGCGTGCCTGTGAGGCCGCGCTGGACATGGGGCAACATCTGATTCGTCGTGAGCGCCTCGGCGTTCCCCAAGGCGCACGCGACGTGTTCGAACTGCTGGCCCAGGGCGGCTGGATGAGCCCGTCTTTGTTGACCAACCTGAAAAATATGGTCGGCTTCCGCAATATCGCCGTGCATGAGTATCAAACGCTTCAGCTGCCGATCACGGTTGCGATCATTACTCAGCACCTGGGCGATTTCCTGGCATTCAGTTCGCACATTTTAACTAAGGACTCGGTACACCCAGCCACTTCTTAG
- a CDS encoding DUF6124 family protein, translating to MFCVADDVGTEEALTNASEILSSALQTAYQCAEDPDSRQSPVIMALAQLIENAQALVDSVLERAFPTAG from the coding sequence ATCTTTTGCGTAGCCGATGATGTCGGCACCGAAGAAGCCCTGACAAACGCCTCCGAAATTCTCTCGTCCGCTCTCCAAACTGCCTACCAATGCGCTGAAGATCCAGACAGCAGGCAGTCACCCGTGATCATGGCCTTGGCTCAATTGATCGAGAACGCCCAGGCATTGGTGGATTCAGTCCTGGAGCGTGCTTTCCCTACAGCCGGATAA
- a CDS encoding MFS transporter, producing the protein MPSATQAPRGLPEHNQQSVKQQWLAILSVAVGAFALVTSEFLPVGVLNDVASDLGISAGHAGLMVTLPGIMAALAAPLLSVVIGKMDRRYLLIGLTLVMIIANLVVAFASDFSLLLFGRVLLGISIGGFWATAIALSGRLAPKGVDVAKATSIIMMGVTLATVLGVPVGTWLSGLMGWRMTFLVTALVGIPVLLAQVFLLPRLHPEKAILVRDLPALFINPRARVGLIAVLLIGLAHFAAYTYVAPFFKNSAGFDGPTIGSLLLMFGVAGVAGNIFAGFAANRSVRHTLLLVALMIGTSTALFPYFATGMIGATMLIALWGFAFGAFPACASIWMFVVAPKDVERGMPLFVALFQVIIALGSFFGGQIVDHLGTSVLLSLATALVGVGFVTVLVLGRNISNRMVAQPA; encoded by the coding sequence ATGCCAAGTGCCACCCAGGCCCCTCGCGGCCTTCCCGAACATAATCAACAGAGTGTCAAACAGCAGTGGCTGGCGATCCTCTCGGTCGCCGTGGGCGCCTTCGCCCTGGTGACCAGCGAGTTTCTGCCGGTAGGCGTGCTCAACGACGTTGCGAGCGACCTCGGCATCAGCGCCGGCCACGCGGGCCTGATGGTGACATTGCCCGGCATCATGGCCGCCCTCGCCGCGCCGCTGCTGTCTGTAGTCATTGGCAAGATGGATCGCCGCTATCTACTGATCGGACTGACGCTGGTCATGATCATCGCCAACCTGGTCGTGGCCTTCGCCAGCGACTTCAGCCTGCTGCTGTTCGGCCGCGTGTTGCTGGGCATCAGCATCGGTGGTTTCTGGGCGACCGCCATCGCCCTCAGCGGCCGCCTGGCGCCCAAGGGCGTGGACGTCGCCAAAGCCACCTCGATCATCATGATGGGCGTCACCCTCGCCACCGTACTGGGCGTCCCCGTCGGCACCTGGCTGAGCGGCCTGATGGGCTGGCGCATGACGTTCCTGGTCACCGCGTTGGTGGGGATACCGGTCCTGCTCGCGCAGGTATTCCTGTTGCCTCGGCTCCACCCGGAGAAAGCCATTCTTGTCAGAGACCTGCCGGCGTTGTTTATCAACCCACGCGCTCGGGTTGGGCTGATCGCCGTATTGCTGATCGGCCTCGCGCACTTTGCCGCCTACACCTATGTCGCGCCGTTCTTCAAGAACAGCGCCGGCTTCGACGGGCCGACGATCGGTTCGCTGTTGCTGATGTTTGGCGTGGCCGGGGTCGCGGGTAACATTTTCGCCGGTTTCGCCGCCAACCGCAGCGTACGTCACACCCTGCTGCTGGTCGCGCTGATGATCGGCACCAGCACCGCCCTGTTCCCCTACTTCGCCACCGGCATGATCGGCGCCACGATGCTGATCGCGCTATGGGGCTTCGCCTTCGGCGCCTTCCCGGCATGCGCCAGTATCTGGATGTTCGTGGTCGCGCCCAAGGATGTGGAACGTGGCATGCCGCTGTTCGTTGCGTTGTTCCAGGTGATTATCGCGCTGGGGTCGTTCTTTGGTGGGCAGATCGTCGACCACCTGGGCACCTCAGTGTTGTTGAGCCTGGCGACGGCGCTGGTGGGCGTGGGTTTTGTCACGGTGTTGGTGCTGGGGCGTAACATCAGCAATCGCATGGTGGCGCAGCCGGCCTGA
- a CDS encoding methyl-accepting chemotaxis protein, with protein MSLRNLSIARRAGLGFALIALLVALLGFFALSNMASIRASAVQVESGLVPKMRLVADIREIMLRIRTISLRMALDPNPASIPQYRSQMDTRSQDLTKRLAELDAVIDTPQVRALYDQFQGSLRQYQQGLAQSFVLADKQQGAELNKLLLVDMKTVIDGSGAQLNALADYYNAQINQQGQLAESQYSRSRTMVFGFVLLAALSTVALAWLLTRSIVGPLSHAVRAAENVAQGDLTQTVDVTGDDEVTRLLVALKTMQANLRGTLQLIRQSAGQMASAATDLNGITDQSSRSLQKQTAEIEQAATAVNEMTSAADEVARNAVSTSESTRVSNETAREGQHRVGETVSAIQALSTNIGETSTLVQNLAEQSRDIGKVLDVIRSIAEQTNLLALNAAIEAARAGESGRGFAVVADEVRALAHRTQQSTLEIDQMVTAMRTGSDHALTSMQSSTQRATDTLALAEGAGGALSQITDSIDQIHQRNLVIASAAEEQAQVAKEVDRNIVNIRDLSAQSSSGAGQINGSSRELAQLAASLNEAVARFQL; from the coding sequence ATGTCCCTTCGCAACCTGTCCATCGCTCGCCGTGCGGGTCTGGGTTTTGCCTTGATCGCTTTGCTTGTAGCCCTGCTGGGTTTTTTTGCGCTGTCGAATATGGCGAGCATCCGCGCCAGTGCGGTGCAGGTTGAAAGCGGGCTGGTGCCCAAGATGCGGCTGGTGGCGGACATTCGCGAAATCATGCTGCGCATTCGGACGATCTCGTTGCGCATGGCGCTGGACCCGAACCCGGCGAGCATCCCGCAATACCGCAGCCAGATGGACACCCGCAGCCAGGACCTGACCAAAAGGCTGGCCGAACTCGATGCGGTCATCGATACCCCGCAAGTGCGCGCGCTCTACGATCAATTCCAGGGTTCGCTGCGTCAGTACCAGCAGGGGTTGGCCCAGTCCTTTGTTCTTGCCGACAAGCAGCAGGGCGCCGAGCTCAACAAGCTGTTGCTGGTGGACATGAAAACCGTGATCGATGGCTCCGGTGCGCAGCTCAATGCCCTGGCTGACTATTACAACGCGCAGATCAACCAGCAGGGCCAACTGGCCGAGTCGCAGTACAGCCGCTCGCGCACCATGGTGTTTGGCTTCGTACTCCTGGCCGCTTTGAGCACCGTGGCGCTGGCGTGGCTGCTGACGCGCAGCATTGTCGGTCCGCTGAGCCATGCGGTGAGGGCTGCCGAGAACGTGGCTCAAGGCGACCTGACGCAGACGGTGGACGTGACCGGTGACGACGAAGTGACGCGGCTGCTGGTTGCCCTCAAGACCATGCAGGCCAACCTGCGCGGGACCTTGCAGTTGATCCGCCAGTCGGCGGGGCAGATGGCCTCAGCCGCCACTGACCTCAATGGCATCACTGACCAAAGCAGCCGCAGCCTGCAAAAGCAGACCGCCGAAATCGAACAGGCCGCTACCGCCGTCAACGAGATGACCTCTGCCGCCGATGAAGTGGCGCGCAACGCAGTCTCCACCTCAGAGTCCACGCGTGTCTCCAATGAAACGGCGCGCGAAGGTCAGCATCGCGTTGGCGAAACCGTCAGCGCCATCCAGGCCCTGAGCACGAACATAGGTGAAACCTCGACGCTGGTGCAGAACCTCGCCGAACAATCGCGTGATATCGGCAAGGTGCTCGACGTGATTCGCTCCATTGCCGAACAGACCAACCTGCTGGCCCTCAATGCCGCCATCGAGGCTGCGCGAGCCGGTGAGTCCGGGCGCGGCTTTGCGGTGGTTGCCGACGAGGTGCGCGCATTGGCGCACCGTACCCAGCAATCCACCCTGGAAATCGACCAGATGGTCACAGCGATGCGCACAGGCTCGGATCACGCGCTGACTTCAATGCAGTCGAGTACCCAGCGCGCCACCGATACCCTGGCCTTGGCCGAAGGGGCGGGTGGCGCGTTGAGCCAGATCACCGACTCCATCGATCAGATCCACCAACGTAACCTGGTGATTGCCAGCGCTGCGGAAGAGCAGGCGCAAGTGGCCAAGGAAGTCGACCGCAACATCGTCAACATTCGCGACTTGTCTGCCCAGTCCTCGTCCGGCGCCGGGCAGATCAATGGATCGAGCCGCGAACTGGCGCAGTTGGCGGCTTCGCTGAATGAAGCGGTGGCGCGGTTTCAGCTGTAA
- a CDS encoding response regulator produces MKRDIQLLIVDDNAATRYALRRRLERHHYKVLEAGTGQDGLDLIASGKIDALILDVNLPDMSGFDIVRRLRTDPNTALLPVVHVSAASIETGDIITGLDAGADAYLIHPVDPDVLLATLRTLLRVRDTEYALRESEARFREIFFNISAPIAVIDAQLKVHECNHAFAQLIHDNLNPDALLECFAGDQYAVIQELCLRLAAGERWKGTLQMKVDGQLRETEWQISPYDRAELSLVFVEDVTEHRHRERHQQAELANAATRLARTEAQLLQAQKMDALGKLTGGIAHDFNNLLTGIITSLELIKKRIESQRTDKVLGYADAALSSALSAAGLTNRLLAFARQQPLDTRPIDINAHIRSLEELLVRTIGEHIALKLELTNNSAVAMVDPIQLESAVLNLVINARDALPKGGNIWVTTYPAYSNGNLKLENGPYIALSVRDNGVGIEHSVIDKVFDPFFTTKPVGQGTGLGLSTIYGFARQSGGDAQIRSVTRQGTEVTIMLPAADGPASVATRTLAKPGKSHGEHILIVEDMPSVRSFVAEVLADAGYQCSLAADGDEAIAILKTDLTINLLLTDVGLPYMTGRELADFARGLRNDLPILFMTGYAENAANRQNFLGERMDLITKPFHIDELLEKIRQGLEAKS; encoded by the coding sequence ATGAAACGTGACATCCAACTGCTGATCGTCGACGACAACGCCGCCACGCGCTACGCACTGCGCCGACGTCTCGAACGCCATCACTATAAGGTGCTTGAGGCCGGTACGGGGCAGGACGGGCTGGACCTGATCGCCAGTGGAAAAATCGATGCGCTGATCCTCGACGTCAACCTGCCGGACATGAGCGGCTTCGATATCGTGCGCCGTTTGCGCACCGACCCGAACACGGCCTTGCTGCCGGTGGTGCACGTTTCGGCGGCCTCCATCGAGACCGGCGACATCATCACCGGCCTGGACGCTGGCGCGGACGCCTACTTGATCCACCCGGTGGACCCTGACGTCTTGCTGGCAACGCTGCGCACCCTTTTGCGCGTGCGCGATACCGAATACGCGCTGCGGGAGAGCGAGGCGCGTTTTCGCGAGATCTTCTTTAATATCAGCGCGCCGATTGCCGTGATCGACGCACAACTGAAGGTGCACGAATGCAACCATGCGTTCGCCCAGTTGATTCACGACAACCTCAACCCCGATGCGCTGCTGGAATGCTTTGCCGGCGACCAGTACGCGGTCATCCAGGAACTGTGCCTGCGCCTGGCCGCCGGTGAACGCTGGAAAGGCACGTTGCAGATGAAAGTCGACGGCCAACTGCGTGAAACCGAATGGCAGATTTCGCCCTATGACCGTGCCGAACTGAGCCTGGTGTTTGTCGAAGACGTCACCGAACACCGTCATCGCGAACGTCACCAACAGGCCGAACTCGCCAACGCCGCAACGCGCCTGGCACGCACCGAAGCGCAGCTGCTGCAGGCGCAGAAAATGGATGCCCTGGGCAAACTCACCGGCGGCATCGCCCATGACTTCAACAACCTGCTCACCGGTATCATCACCAGCCTGGAACTGATCAAGAAGCGCATCGAAAGCCAGCGTACCGATAAGGTCCTGGGCTATGCCGATGCCGCGCTCAGTTCAGCCCTGAGCGCCGCCGGCCTGACCAACCGCCTGCTCGCGTTTGCCCGCCAGCAGCCGCTGGACACGCGCCCGATCGACATCAACGCACATATCCGCTCCCTGGAAGAATTGCTGGTGCGCACCATCGGCGAACACATCGCCCTGAAATTGGAGCTGACCAACAACTCTGCCGTGGCGATGGTCGACCCGATCCAACTGGAAAGCGCGGTGCTGAACCTGGTGATCAACGCCCGAGATGCGTTGCCCAAAGGCGGCAACATTTGGGTGACCACCTACCCTGCCTACTCCAACGGCAACCTCAAGCTGGAAAACGGTCCGTACATTGCGCTGTCGGTACGCGACAACGGCGTGGGCATCGAGCACAGCGTCATCGACAAGGTGTTCGACCCTTTCTTCACCACCAAGCCGGTGGGCCAGGGCACGGGCCTGGGCTTGTCGACCATCTACGGTTTTGCACGCCAGTCCGGCGGTGATGCGCAGATCCGCAGCGTCACCCGCCAGGGCACTGAAGTGACGATCATGCTGCCGGCCGCGGACGGTCCGGCCTCGGTGGCCACCAGGACGCTGGCCAAGCCAGGCAAAAGCCATGGTGAACACATACTGATTGTCGAAGACATGCCCTCGGTGCGCAGCTTTGTCGCCGAAGTACTGGCAGACGCCGGTTACCAGTGCAGCCTGGCGGCCGACGGTGACGAAGCGATCGCAATCTTGAAGACCGACCTGACGATCAACCTGCTGCTCACCGATGTCGGCCTGCCCTACATGACCGGCCGCGAACTGGCTGACTTCGCCCGTGGCCTGCGCAACGATTTGCCGATCCTGTTCATGACCGGCTACGCCGAGAATGCAGCGAATCGGCAAAACTTCCTGGGTGAACGCATGGACCTGATCACCAAGCCGTTTCACATCGATGAACTGCTTGAGAAGATTCGCCAGGGCTTGGAGGCGAAGTCCTGA